The genomic window CAGTAAAGACTTTATAAAAACTGGAAATAATACTTCCTAAGATAGCAGCTTGTAAAACCGCCAATCCGACTGTCAATATTTTTACTTTCTTCAGAAAAACGCCCATTAAAATTAAAATGAGTGGAAATAGAAAAGGTGCTATAGTTCCAAGAACTAAAGCAATATAAAAATAACCACGCCAAAAAGTAGTAACTACGTGGGTAAAAATTTTCCAGTCAAAGCCAAAAACGACGAGAATATACGTCAAAATAATCGCCAAAAAATGCCAAGGCAAATTATATCCAGAAAATATATTCCAAACATTTTTAAACATTTGATCAAAGAAATTTCGCATAATATGGTATTAAAATTTTTTCATATTATAAATTATTCCTAAAAAATTGTATTGTCCTCTCCCAGGCAAGAGATGAATTCTGTCCTATGTTATGATCATCACCTTGATATTCTCTATATTCAACTTTTTTTTCTTTTTTTTGAAGTTCATCATGTAAATGCCTAGAAAGTTCAATTGGTACACTCTTATCGCCAGTAGCATGCTGAAGTTGAATAAGTGCAAAAATATCATCCAAATATGTATATGGATCTATTTTGTCCCAAAATTCTGGATTCTGACTTGGTAGATCATACTTCTCGACAAGCGGATTTGATCCACGCATAAAAGAGATTTTATCATTATACGTTTCCAGTTCGTCCACATAACTTCCTACAACCCCAGCCCAAAGAGAGTAAGCCTTAATATCTTTAGAAACGACCGCTACACGCAAACCCGTTTCACCACCATTGGAATGACCCCAATAACCAAGTTTATCTGGATCAACGTCTTTATAGTTTTTTAAATACGCTATAGCGTTAAGTGTATCAATTGTATATTTTTCTGAAAAATGCGCACCGATTGCTTCCCCTTCTGATTGCCCATGACCCCGAAGATCTGGCTTAAACGTAATAAAGCCAGCTTTAGCCAATGTGGCTTGATAACTGGGATAGCTTCCCGTCGTGGAATATTGCGCAGGAGGAATATACCCATGTACAAATACGATGGCTGGAAAACCGTCATTTGGCTTTAATGCTAATGGCACAGTCAAAAGCCCAAAAATTTTCAGCTCCTCAGATTTATAGGAGACTATATATTGCTTGTAATTAGCACCATTTGCAAGTGTTTTTTCAATAAAAAAATCACCACCTAAATATTCTTGTTTTCGCAGCGATTCAATTGCCATTGAGAAATACTCTTCTTTTTTCTCTTCTGGAGTATTAAGCAAGGCCTCTTCAACCTGTACATCCTCAACAGGGTCCTCCATTTTTGAATTATTAAAAATAAGGAGAAATACCACTCCAATGAGAACAATAAATAAAAATAGACCTCCCTTTTTCATTGTAAAAATATTTGAATGTATATTACAATTCTACCACAAAACAAAAATCAACCTAATATTAGTTGATTTTATTTAGCCGAACGGGTGGAGAGAATTTATCGCGTCACTCACTATATATCAAGCTTTTGCACTAATGAAGTTTTTTCGAATCCCCTTACTCTTTTTTCTTTTCAGTCTCGTACAAGCTGTTAGCTGATGTATTTATAATTTTTTACCATCCTTATTATTAATTTTTTTCGAACCGAATATTATATAAAGAACAATCTTGTAATAAATGACCATCACTATAAGAAAGCCAAGGACGATAAAAAATATTTGTTGCAAAACTGAAAGGACGGTTTTTATAATTGACACTTTCCATACAGCCATGTCATCCGCTTCAAGCCCCCATAATAATGCCTTTTTTACATTGCCATAGCGCTCAAATGAATCTAATTCAAGAACTTGAACGCATTGAGCATTGTTTTGCGACAAATATTTTTTAAATTCATTTAATT from Candidatus Moraniibacteriota bacterium includes these protein-coding regions:
- a CDS encoding alpha/beta fold hydrolase — encoded protein: MKKGGLFLFIVLIGVVFLLIFNNSKMEDPVEDVQVEEALLNTPEEKKEEYFSMAIESLRKQEYLGGDFFIEKTLANGANYKQYIVSYKSEELKIFGLLTVPLALKPNDGFPAIVFVHGYIPPAQYSTTGSYPSYQATLAKAGFITFKPDLRGHGQSEGEAIGAHFSEKYTIDTLNAIAYLKNYKDVDPDKLGYWGHSNGGETGLRVAVVSKDIKAYSLWAGVVGSYVDELETYNDKISFMRGSNPLVEKYDLPSQNPEFWDKIDPYTYLDDIFALIQLQHATGDKSVPIELSRHLHDELQKKEKKVEYREYQGDDHNIGQNSSLAWERTIQFFRNNL